The Leguminivora glycinivorella isolate SPB_JAAS2020 chromosome 2, LegGlyc_1.1, whole genome shotgun sequence DNA window TGTGATTTAAACCTATTTAAGATTGTTACTTTAACGTGCTATTATGGATTTCGACCAGCATCGTATTCCGATGCGATATAcgtataaatgataaaataatacttttgtaaacaaaataaaactgaaatttcaATTTCggcaaaaaatgtttcaaaagACAACAAACGCTAaacatataaaaacatataaaaatcacgtaattttcatacatttagGTTTTGATTTGCATTTACtgtacattatttttaattttaataagcaCGAGATAGGCCCCTACCCCTATTCTCGGTTGGGCCCCTAAACTTGTGGAATGTCCAGGCACATCGACCCGAAAGCCGCGCATCAACCCGGCGCTGGTGGCGGCGCAGGCGGCCGGCACCGCCCCCACCAGTTCTCAGAAGAGGCCGCGCTCCGCCAACTCGCTCAAAAAGAAGCGCAGACCCCCGCGCCTTAGTAATGTCGACCGCAGCTCCGCTCAGACCAGAGAGGTATGTCTGTACTAGCCCCCACCAGCTCTCAGAAGAGGCCAACTCGCTCAAAGGTCGTCCGACCGCGCCACATGGATGGGGCGCGCCGCGACacagcccccacagcgcccagcgcggaaggggccactcacaccccaACAGGGGTGTCGAACGACAACTCACCACCATCAAGAAGAGGCAGCCTCCTCGCCTTAGCAATGTCGACCGCAGCTCCGCTCAGACCAGAGAGGTACGTCTGTACTAGCCCCCACCAGCTCTCAGAAGAGGCCGCGCTCCGCCAACTCACTCAAAAAGAGTAGACCCGGTCTTAGCAATGTCGACCGCAGCTCCGCTCAGACTAAAGAGGTAATACGTATTTTATTTTAGCCTGACACCACTCAAAAAGAAATGTTCAATGAGGCTCACTGTGTGACTCTGTGACCTGTGTTAATTAAACCCAGTAAGTTAGTTACCTACTCGATTTTTAAACTGTGAACTATTTGACTACCAGCAGGCCGCACAAACTGCCAGCTCACCTTACAAACCTTTTGTTACAATATAATCTCTTCCACCAGGTAACAGTAAGCGGGGTCACGGTAGTTATCACAGAATACAAGCCCAAGAAATCAGTCTCAAGTAGCTCGAGCGACGTGGAATCCTCCAACGACGCGCGTCCGTGATGCCAACGTCATTTCCACAAGGTTTGGCTTATGTCAGGCACTTAAACAGTGCTCGACGGATTCTCATACACCTGAAGGCTTTTTGTACTATGTGTAGTACAGTGGGTTTCGTTCGAGATACTAAAATTAAGTTCTCGCGCATGTACTAGTAGGTACCGTTTTGTTTCGTCAAGCTCGAATCACAAACTTGAGACGGAAAAATTGAGTAAGGAATGTAAGGATGAATTTTTGTTTTCTTGTATCCTAAGTATCCTATATTTCAATGACGGTTAGATATTTTCTGTTAGTATACATGTtcgattattaattattattcattcacTAACATCACGTATTGACATATATCATTATATCATTAACTTCTCGAAACCGAAAATAATGTGGAGATCAATAGTACCCAGAAATATATATTTGCAAATTGAAAATTGGGTACTTACACCAGTACACATCTTGTAAACCTCCAAGTCCCTATGAGTCATGATTCAAGCTGAACGAAGAATCCCATACACATAGACTATGTGTAACTATCCCCCGAAGTATTTCCAGCTCGCTGTTCCGCGGAATATATTGCAAGCGCAGACTCATAGCAGCCTTTACGCCCGAGACTGTTGTATCTTTACGagtgttatttaaaaatacgaaATGTAGTTCTCATAGTCAAGTGGCCTTCAGAAAgagatacttttttttttttaataaaataaaaaatactacttATTATGAACAGAGATCGCACGGATTTGCGACGTTGGGGCCGTCTTTTGAATTtcgaccattcgatttcgtgaatttttcaataatatctcaaCAGCATTTTAAATACTAATATATTGCAAGCGCAGACTCACAGCAGCCTTTACGCCCGAGACTGTTGTATCTTTACGagtgttatttaaaaatacgaaATGTAGTTCTCATAGTCAAGTGGCCTTCAGAAAGAGAtactattttttttgaaataaaataaaaaatactacttATTATGAACAGAGATCGCACGGATTTGCGACGTTGGGGCCAACTTTTGAATTtcgaccattcgatttcgtgaatttttcaataatatctcaaCAGCATTTTAAATACTACTATCAGAATCGaaaattaaaattactagccCTTCTTTTTCAAAACTAGCATTCGTCGTTCTCCAGACAGTtccgaacggcgaattcatgtgTTCgcaattcaaaaatcggtcccatTCTTAGAGACTTGCGTTATTTTGAAGACATTTAGTATCAGACGACGCAAAAAAATACGATCTCTGATTATGaaatataaattgtaaaaaaatccaTTTATTTATTGACGAATTTTCATTtatcatatttattatgtacttcATGAAGTTTAGTACATTCGGTATCGTGGGTTGAACAaattgaaaatttgcacaaagttTTGGAGGCTTTGACATTTTGTTTACGTAGATAATGTGTCCGTCAGGATCGCGTGAACGATGTCTGAATCGTCACAaaatttgcaccaaataactgtacctaaactgtactaaactgtacctatagcgaaaAAAACTGTACCTCAAGCAATCACGCATTAAATAGATAGCTACATGGacacgccattctgacgtcaggttggcgcgcatagccgtgtatcgccccaacgtgtgggaactatgttctggatcatatatcaataaactgtacctaaactgtacttcATAAAACtgccaaaaataatatttaaatcacaCATGATATCGGTCAAATCAACGACAAAAAATTTTACTGCTCATTATGTTATTATGTATGTTTTGCCTATCAATTTCCAACAGGCGCTTGTTTTCTCGTAATACATGTATTAAATGCACATAAATTATTCATTACTtctgccttagtgcgttttcacattatccgatccgatatcggatgtcggaccgttatcccatacattacaggcgtcatattggattttttctatagaaatccttccgacatccgatatcggatcggataatgtgaaaacgcactaaggcagaAGTAATGAATAATTTATGTGCATTTATTACATGTATTACGAGAAAACAAGCGCCTGTTGCAAATTGATAGGCAAAACATACATAATAACATAATGAGCAGTAAATTTTTTTGTCGTTGATTTGACCGATATCACGtgtgatttaaatattatttttggcaGTTTTATgaagtacagtttaggtacagtttattgatatatgatccagaacatagttcccacacgttggggcgatacacggctatgcgcgccaacctgacgtcagaatggcgtgtCCATGTAGCTATCTATTTAATGCGTGATTGCTTGAGGTACAGTTTtttcgctataggtacagtttaggtacagttatttggtgcaaatttTGTGACGATTCAGACATCGTTCACGCGATCCTGACGGACACTAGATAATGAGTAAATTATCTATAAAAAAtctaaacataaatatttttctagTAAGTTAAATTTTCATAGTGTTTCACCTAAGTGGTGAATCAGCATTTTTCTACATTTGTACATAATTAGTAGTACTAACTCAAATATGctgatataattatttttctttaaataaatgaaCACTTTTTTTGCGAGAAAAAGCTCGGGAAGTACGAGTATGATCATTGAATACTtggtaccaaaataaaaaataatggcgTTTTGGGTTAGCTATACTAATCGTatgcatttttgaaaatgctTAATTGAATTTATAGAATGTAATTAGGATTGCGAAGTGGAAAGTGTAAATATTGGGAAGACCAGCTGGTCACTGCCAAAATGATAAAATGCATGTATATAATTGATTTTAATAGGCACTGGTGAGAAGTGGCACTTTGACACTGAACTAAGGAAGTCAATGTCAACTTATCTGTCAAACATGATAGTTACTTAATTCATTTTGATACTACGTAAATGCAATGAGGGACATAATGTCTAAAACCATTGACGTAGAAAGCGATCATaataatgtgtgcatatttctTTTTAGATTGACAATTGAACAAAGGTAAAATTTATTGTTGCTTTATTTTCGAAACCCTAAACAAGATAGGAGTGATCGTtcaaaaatataatagaaaTAGTAGTTGCTTGTATAGTGTAAGACGGTATAAGTAATCACTCAATTTAAGTGACAGTTTTGGTCGATCGTTTTGGGAAATACATGAAAATTGATGGTCAATGTTAatattgaaaggtttattatttccTTTGGTATTTTTCGTGGAAACTACGTATTTAATGCTGATctcttatttaattattattggaAGTTTTTGTCACACTTTTTAGTTTTGCGTATCGTAACTCGAGTTTCGTCTCTCTATCTCTCTCTAAATTATTTGTAATCAATTAATCTCATGGTATTAAAATGGCCGAAATGTTAAATAAGCTGCAGGGCGTCTTTTTCTAATGGCATAAggatgggtagtctatctcgcggcgacataattTCGCGCCAATCACGTGCTAGCCCTGCCGATCTTGTTTGACTCTATATTTTATCCACCTACCATACTCGCACATTTATTTTCATGAGAGACGCgtaattattatatgtatgtatgtataggcttactaaaaaaaaattgctacaAAAGCAATACCTAGAAATGAATTTGATTAAAATACGCACAATTGAATTAAACTGTTGATACATGttatcacaaaattaaataattgatattaaaataatgagaaggtaatttatattttttaaacgtataaTGCATCACTTGAcaatttatacattattttatttatgtaatgaTTTGAACTGGCGTGTTTATTATTGgtctacaaaaataataaataaagcctTTTCTTAGGCAGAAGAGCAgagctaatattatttttaattttatttacacgcAGAGGAGAAcgtatgtttttaaataatgaGTTTTGCGTTTACAGCCGGACAAAAAAGAATTGAAAATAATAGGgacgccaccgtctatgtaaaacCGATTTGCATAAGGCATCTATTGAGTCAAtttgtatgagaacagtaagtgttgctatgataaaataaaaagttagttccaattctactcttttttgccaggcttaGAATTTGAGATATAACCTTTTTTAAAGACCAATAAACAATTGAACAGCAAGGCATTTTAGATATATATGTTTTgctattgttataaataaaaaagcagAACTGACTGTGTTTTAAGCAAAAttgctaattaaaaaaatcctaGGCAAATAGATTATATAAGACCACAAGtttattatataacaattaGATGGAAATCTGTACGTAATAGATCCTTTGTTCTTACTTTCTTTTGTGTTTAGATAAATTATAAGAATCCTTAGGGAGCTAGAGTTCTTCATAGTATTATTTCCGTACTGGACTTTCTATAGTTTCTCTTTATTCCATATTTTGTATAATGTCTAAATAAGTTACCAAAAATCTGTCGGTCCTTTTCTGTGTTCCTTGcgtttttttaagtatttattttagctGTAAGTCGAATAATTTTCATTAGCGTTAGAGTAATCGTTATATATTTTAAGAACTTGAAGTAATTAGTTAGGTGCCCAATGATCATCAACATGTTTTCATgtagaattattttaattacatgaaatatttctaACTTGTCTTCAATAATTTGCGGAACCATTTTACTGCTTAactcaaataattatttattaatggtCGAAGATTTTTTATTTCCTGATATTTCATTAAGTAATACTTTTGTAATGTCTTTTGTTATTCGTTCGCTTCCACATCCTAAATCATATTGGGAGAATTTTTTCCATTTCTAATGTCATCTCATGCTGTagtagaaaagaaaaaaaatcttgattTCTATGGAATACGGATTATTACTTTATGGCCAATAATGAATCATAGTAATTAttcattattcattttttattattttacttattacATTGTTTCACCAATAACCACACTaacgggcattttcgcgagaacaatcacatttttttctttttctaaggtaggtaaattttatgtttttcctactcagaattacgagccctttcgatctaggataaaaacaagagacaacAAAATGGTCTCAAAATTTTCTATtgttttgcatactttccactttgtaaccgctgtacaaaagtgtttgaaaaatagtaacaaagtggaaaaattgaatttgggacgcttttttccgcctagtagaatggaaagggctcgtgattctgagtaggataaacataaaattttgaaaatctttCGCGAACATGCCCTAACATgtcttttttgtaggaaatgaCTGAAATGTGTATATCCAGATGATATTACACACATATTAAAAAGAGAATTACATACTTTTTGTGTGTCTGAAACATATACAGATACTATTCTTCATTCATCTTCCATCGAAATGCTTTTCATGTCAATTTAACTCAATAGGTGTACATTACAAAATGTTGTTTGCCAATTGGTAGTAAAGTATTTGaattttttgtattttctaTGGTTTGTATTCGCTACAGATAACATATTTTTGTACGAATAGCGTAGTGGCTCCGGTTTCGATACATCAGTTAACCTAATTGTATGTAGATTAATGTTAATTATTTCTAAGTATGTATCGATGTGCGGTCCTGTATATAAAGATGTGgaatttattgtattttgttttatttattacgatTAAGAGATTTAAGAGGCAAATAATCTACAATATGTCAAAAAAGTGTAGGAATTAACAATTGTAGTGCCGTCCCTTTCAAACCAATATGTGTGAGTAATTAAACGTTGCGTTGCTGCCacattttaatttctactcttttttgctaaTTTGTAAATCGAAATTGAAGTTAATGATTTCAATAGTGAAAACCGAAGGAATAATGGTTGAACATAATTTCTTTATAATCCAAAGGAATGCAACTCTGCTGGGTGCTTGGATGCTAGTGTACGAAATTTAACAGCAAATATTATCAATTCATCAGTAACGGCACGTAACGGTATACCTAAATTTGTGTGGCCATCTTAACCCTTTAGGTAACCATTTGTCGCTTGTTTCTAGTCATTCCGTTTTGAACTGCAATTGTTATTGAAGAGATGCGTTTTTGTTTCAAGTATACCTATTGGCAAGTATTTGGCCGCTACTGATTAAAGGGTTATCCGTTTTCGTTCTTGCCTCAAGTTCTTACGACGTTGCAATAAGCACTTAGTCACCATCAAAATCTTCTTACAACGTTACAGTAAGAACAGGGCTCTGCCATATCTCATTTCATACCTCGGTTTTGGTTGTATCAGTGACAGTTGCTGATAATCGAAACTTTACGTTACCAAACTGTGGTAGGGCGTATCGTTGCTTCTCGATACGACAGGTAGGATAGCAGGATCGCGAAACTGATACTCAACCATAACTTATGAAGATAAAGTGTAATATAGGCATGTATAACTCGCAAGTAGGCTGGTGGTCTTCGAGTGACAACCCTGCAGGCTGACGCGGCATCGCTTTGAACAGTTTGAGCGCGGCGGCGTTTTTGTAGTGAAGGCTGCGGCGAGGTAGGGTTGACAGATTGAGATTATAGCGCGTACGACGTGAGGGTGCGGCGTTTATACATCGTAGGATAGTGTGTTCTGTAGATATATCTCGCAGGTAGTCACGAGTGACAACCCTGGAGGCCAAGGCTGACGCGGCATCGTTTTGAACGCGCGGCGTTTTTGTAATGCGAGGTAGGGTTGACAGATTGAGATTATAGCGCGTTCGACGTGAGGGTGCAGcgctatgtatatgtatatcgtAGTAGGATAGTGTGGTCTCTAGATATATCACGCAGGTAGCCGCGAGAGACATTCCTACAGGCCAGGTTGATGCAGCATCGTTTTGAACGCGGCGGCGTTTTTGTAGTGATGGCTGCGCCGAGGTACGGTTTACAGATTGAGATTATAATCCGTTCGACGTGAGGATACGTTCCGTAGCTGTTAGTCCACATCTTTGGAAAAGCTAAACAGACGTAAAGATTCGGGTTATGATGAAATTATTATGATCTCATCTTTATATCACACCAAGTTAGTCAGTTTCTTTTTGCGCACACCGTAGTTTGGAAAACTGGATATTTCAAGATTACTTAATTGTATGCCTACGACCGGTAAGGTTGAGTAGTATATGGTATGGTAAGATTTAAATTAGCATAGTCGGTACTTAGTAGCTATTTTTGAGTCTGGTTGAGCCCACTGAGCATGAAACTTACAATAACTtgcagtaagtttacatacctcacATTTGTAAGTTTAGAACGTAAAGTCGGAGAAATATGACAACAACAttcaacttattggtaatttgaaactttcagaaaattagtagtgctatattattgtaacatgacaaatgaaaactaatattataattttgcaaggatgttttgatcacaagttatttaaatgttcatttattacattgctgcaacaaggtattagctatattacatatgcaacgttacagcaacattaacttttaaacatcaagttttcaatgttacttcaatgtctaaacttaaagtttcccaaatgttcaaaatcaatattactgcAATTCACCACTTGAAATATTGATTTTATGCAGTTGCTGCAATATCAGAAATTAAGATTTGCTTCAATAAAACCTATTGATATAAccggtatatttattttgtaacattacaggtaattataaatacaatgtcacagcaattgttttttttaagaattaatatctcaatgttgcaccaattttaaataataacgtttattaaacatttaacatcaatatcacagtcattgaccgttttaaatatattttttataattttgctgcgttatcacaaattgatatttcctttaatgaatctattttagaatctataaatattacccGTATCAAAATAGCATAACATCAGGGCAAATTATAAACACAATAGATGTTTTATTAGCTATATTATTAGATTtttcagattgtttttttaCTGCTTGGTGGGTAGGTATCTAGGTATTAGGGTAAGTTACATCAAGGACGAATTTCATTTCGAAAACCCTATACGTTTTGAAAGACCTATGTTGGATATCCAAGGACTCCATCACGAACCACTCAATAGATTCATCCCCAGCATGCAGTTTACTAGTCTCACGCGGCCCGTCCGCGCGGATCGCGACCAATTTATATgatgatgttgtcgtccgcgcggacccgTTAACGCATAAAtccagtgcggatcgctccgcgcggtcggtccatGACGTAAAACCATCCTAATGCGAGGGTGACGCTGTAGGTACAAGTATAAcgacgttagtgcgttttcatcttggattttttccattaaaatccttccgacatccgttattcggatcggataatgtgaaaacggccttacgtgTGCACCCTGGCAGGCATTACTAAGTATAGTCGAGCGATAcctaaatgatgatgatgttttatcatttatcgcgcgaccatacttgcctcccCACCGTAGCGGCGTGTGCATCAGTGGGGTTCGGGCCAAGCCAcgtacagcacgggaagcatggtcgcgcgatagacgataaaatatcaggccgtccctatcgcacttaaaaatagtgcgatagggacggcctgctattttatcgtctatcgcgcgaccatgcttcccgtgctgaccacgtaatattatattgtgGAActggtaaagctaggaacatattatgggtctcgaccgcggacgcgatgtggataatgaatatacactgaAGCTAgaaacatactacgcggacgtcagtcgtaaatcgaccgcgaccgcgaccgatcagtgtgcacggaacaaaacatccagcgagccagatttcgatcggacgtccatgcgctcaaggccacgtccacgtccgtcgaccgatagtttgcacggttatgtttatttccattgtccagattcccgtccgcggtcgatttacgacggacgtccgcgtagtgtgttcctttGGAGGACAAACAGGTGTTTTTTTAGTTTATGAATAGTGAAAAAACCAATTCATGTAGAATAATATCGTTTACTTTCCTGACATCTTATAcaaataaagctaggaacatactacgcggacgtccgtcgtaaatcgaccgcgaccgcgaccgatcagtgtgcacggaacaaaaacatccagcgagccagatttcgatcggacgtccatgcgctcaaggtcacgtccacgtccgtcgacctatagtttgcacggttatgtgtaatgtcattgtccagattcccgtccgcggtcgattcacgacggacgtccgcgtagtgtgtttctagcattaagctaggaacatactacgcggacgtccgtcgtaaaacgaccgcgaccgcgaccgaacagtgtgcacggaacaaaacatccagcgagccagatttcgatcggacgtccatgcgctgaaggccacgtccgcgtccgtcgaccgatagtttgcacggttatgtgtatttccattgtccagattcccgtccgcggtcgatttacgacggacgtccgcgtagtgtgttcctagctttattcaGTACATACCATTTAGATTATATCATCATCTGTATCATCATTGCCATCATATTATGAAAGGGTTGTGCAAAGTAATcgaaagagaataataataaatataatataacataaaatataacaGTATTTTCTATCAATTGTATCTTTGcgggcccgcgcacacggatgcaacagttgcacggcaACATCTTTTGTCTCTGTTGTCAACTTGTCACTCCTTGTACGCacaacaaagacaaaaaataactgttgcatccgtgtgtgCGGGAGCGTTCTTTGACATTATTTCAGTGTTGCCAGGtccaatttgaataaaatcaGAAGACACGTGTTCTAAAAATCAGGAGACATAaataattcgtcactactttaaaaaaaactcgtatcttcatctgtcaatgaaaagaaaattgtagtaagtatctaaggaatgcatatagacttactgcgttttaactttgaggaacagcgtgagatacgagattttttaaaagtagtgacgaattggcTCCAAAGTCATAGATtgataaagcctgaccagaaatataatatgagaactattttcttcatactaaactgcaatgtcaccccatacatcagaataaacagcgccctcttgacaataatagtcatatatttctggtcaggctttagtacctattattcttcgataaatttattttcacaattatttgcaacatttacattaataaaattatttaaagaaaattatGGCCAAGCAAATACTGTCGTTTAAAAAAGGCGcctaattcaaattttctatggcacAATAACCCTTCGCCGATGTTTCAAATTTGGCGCTTATTTTAGGATTTCGTAGTCAaataggaatccttatagtttcgccatatttgtctgtctgtctgtccatccgcccgtccgtccgtccgtccacgaataatctcagtgaccgttaggacTGGAAACCTCTGAAATTTGCTTTTGCtgaaatgcaaaaataaaaagtggaaaaataaaataataatataataagttttattagggttcgGTTGCAATCTGTAatttttaccagtaaaagatgagggtctaaatagccatgaaaaaataatgccatgacatgaggtggggtccatACCTttccattcgatcttgaaagtcaattttttagtttttcgtaaataactcgtaaacggtggcccacagcaaaaaaatatgttaaacaaaaaatatctacataaaa harbors:
- the LOC125240662 gene encoding YY1-associated factor 2, with translation MDKKNAIRRAKRPSKVLEENYWDCSVCTYRNNAEAFKCSMCDVRKGTSTRKPRINPALVAAQAAGTAPTSSQKRPRSANSLKKKRRPPRLSNVDRSSAQTREVTVSGVTVVITEYKPKKSVSSSSSDVESSNDARP